A region of Mycobacteriales bacterium DNA encodes the following proteins:
- a CDS encoding alpha/beta hydrolase — translation MRTSRIAGAALAAALALTACQGKPARDAGPTATPTTPATTATGTATTPVPSASPTAADPEATIARYAADPPRWTGCGDGFECARLTVPLDYAKPAGGDMQVALIRLKARQKSKRIGSVVLNPGGPGGSGVEFARQAEQLLPGEILDRFDVVSFDPRGVGESTPVDCLDDAQLDRLVHADPTPDTPAERAALFRLSREEAAACQAKSGRLLPHLGTVDTAKDMEVLRRVLGDDKLTYVGFSYGTVLGARYAEQFPSRVRALVLDGALDPTLSASEVSAAQAEGFDRALTQFLNDCRSRSCAFARHGDPFATFDTLVARADSRPLTASRYPDRLAGQSEVLFGTAAALYSPEYGWPALRDALEAAWTQHDASGLLALFDNLVERDQNGHFSNSLESQAAISCVDGVYPKDEAAYDADAKAFAKRAPRFGPAIAYGPVACAYWPVPPVSRPGPARAPGAPPILVVGTTRDPATPYAWSVALAEQLRGALLTHVGDGHTAYGYGRDACVDRIVDAYLISLTVPKAGARCA, via the coding sequence GTGAGGACTTCCCGGATCGCCGGCGCGGCGCTCGCGGCGGCGCTGGCGCTGACGGCCTGCCAGGGGAAGCCGGCGCGCGACGCCGGCCCGACGGCGACGCCCACCACCCCGGCCACCACCGCGACGGGGACCGCCACGACGCCGGTCCCGAGCGCGAGCCCGACCGCCGCGGACCCCGAGGCCACCATCGCCCGCTACGCCGCCGACCCGCCTAGGTGGACCGGGTGCGGCGACGGGTTCGAGTGCGCGCGGCTGACCGTCCCGCTCGACTACGCGAAGCCGGCCGGCGGCGACATGCAGGTCGCGCTGATCCGGCTCAAGGCGCGGCAGAAGAGCAAGCGCATCGGCTCGGTCGTGCTCAACCCGGGCGGCCCCGGCGGCTCCGGCGTCGAGTTCGCGCGGCAGGCCGAGCAGCTCCTCCCCGGCGAGATCCTCGACCGCTTCGACGTGGTGTCGTTCGACCCGCGCGGCGTCGGCGAGAGCACGCCCGTCGACTGCCTCGACGACGCCCAGCTCGACCGGCTGGTCCACGCCGACCCGACGCCGGACACGCCGGCCGAGCGGGCGGCGTTGTTCCGGCTCAGCCGCGAGGAGGCGGCGGCCTGCCAGGCGAAGAGCGGCCGGCTGCTGCCGCACCTCGGCACCGTCGACACCGCGAAGGACATGGAGGTGCTGCGCCGCGTCCTCGGCGACGACAAGCTGACCTACGTCGGCTTCTCCTACGGCACCGTCCTCGGCGCGCGGTACGCCGAGCAGTTCCCGAGCCGGGTCCGCGCGCTGGTGCTCGACGGCGCGCTCGACCCGACGCTGTCGGCGAGCGAGGTGAGCGCCGCGCAGGCGGAGGGGTTCGACCGCGCGCTGACGCAGTTCCTCAACGACTGCCGTTCCCGGAGCTGCGCGTTCGCGCGGCACGGCGACCCGTTCGCGACGTTCGACACGCTGGTCGCGCGGGCCGACTCGCGCCCGCTCACCGCCAGCCGCTACCCCGACCGGCTGGCCGGGCAGAGCGAGGTGCTGTTCGGGACGGCGGCGGCGCTGTACTCGCCGGAGTACGGCTGGCCGGCGCTGCGCGACGCGCTGGAGGCGGCGTGGACCCAGCACGACGCGTCCGGGCTGCTGGCGCTGTTCGACAACCTGGTGGAGCGCGACCAGAACGGCCACTTCTCGAACTCGCTCGAGTCGCAGGCGGCGATCTCCTGCGTGGACGGCGTCTACCCGAAGGACGAGGCGGCGTACGACGCCGACGCGAAGGCGTTCGCGAAGCGCGCGCCGCGGTTCGGCCCGGCCATCGCCTACGGCCCGGTCGCCTGCGCGTACTGGCCGGTGCCACCGGTGTCCCGGCCGGGTCCGGCGCGCGCGCCGGGCGCGCCGCCGATCCTCGTCGTCGGCACGACCCGCGACCCGGCGACGCCGTACGCGTGGAGCGTCGCCCTCGCCGAGCAGCTCCGGGGCGCGCTGCTCACGCACGTCGGCGACGGGCACACGGCGTACGGCTACGGCCGCGACGCCTGCGTCGACCGGATCGTGGACGCGTACCTGATCTCGCTGACCGTGCCGAAGGCGGGCGCGCGGTGCGCCTGA
- the ricT gene encoding regulatory iron-sulfur-containing complex subunit RicT yields MVCAVSFERYGRLYYLDPGEHAPRVGDLVLVPTDDGNEVAECVWAPQYVADDIGGLPVLAGLATKEDVDRDERHRRKRAEAKVAAKRLIREHGLPMKVLAVDYASPRNRYTIYFSAEGRVDFRALVRDLAKTLSGRVELRQLGARDSARVQGGIGPCGRDLCCATFLTDFEPVSVRMAKDQDLPVNPLKISGACGRLMCCLKYEHPLYQEFKATAPRLGEQVESPEGPGTVVGHNVPADSVVVRVNETGRRCACSVAAVCGSRQEYEAGRAAGLRPGPEAE; encoded by the coding sequence ATGGTCTGCGCCGTGTCGTTCGAGCGGTACGGGCGCCTCTACTACCTCGACCCCGGCGAGCACGCGCCGCGGGTCGGCGACCTCGTGCTCGTGCCCACCGACGACGGCAACGAGGTCGCCGAGTGCGTATGGGCGCCGCAGTACGTCGCCGACGACATCGGCGGGCTGCCGGTGCTGGCCGGGCTCGCGACGAAGGAGGACGTCGACCGCGACGAGCGGCACCGCCGCAAGCGGGCCGAGGCGAAGGTCGCGGCGAAGCGGCTGATCCGCGAGCACGGCCTGCCGATGAAGGTGCTGGCGGTCGACTACGCGAGCCCGCGCAACCGCTACACGATCTACTTCTCCGCCGAGGGCCGCGTCGACTTCCGCGCGCTGGTGCGCGACCTGGCGAAGACGCTGTCCGGCCGGGTGGAGCTGCGCCAGCTCGGCGCGCGCGACTCGGCGCGGGTGCAGGGCGGCATCGGGCCGTGCGGGCGCGACCTGTGCTGCGCGACGTTCCTCACCGACTTCGAGCCGGTGTCGGTGCGGATGGCGAAGGACCAGGACCTGCCGGTCAACCCGCTCAAGATCAGCGGCGCGTGCGGGCGGCTGATGTGCTGCCTGAAGTACGAGCACCCGCTGTACCAGGAGTTCAAGGCGACGGCGCCGCGGCTCGGCGAGCAGGTCGAGTCGCCGGAGGGGCCGGGCACGGTCGTCGGCCACAACGTCCCCGCGGACAGCGTCGTCGTCCGCGTCAACGAGACCGGGCGGCGCTGCGCCTGCTCGGTCGCCGCGGTCTGCGGGTCGCGGCAGGAGTACGAGGCGGGCCGCGCGGCCGGCCTGCGACCCGGACCGGAGGCGGAGTGA
- a CDS encoding DNA polymerase III subunit delta' codes for MTVWDRLTGQAAVVGQLRAAVGGEGMTHAWLFTGPPGSGRSVAARAFASALLCADGGCGDCPSCRQSAAGTHPNLVVVQPAGLSISVDEARRVVRAAALSAAGGRTHVIVVEDADRLTEAAANAWLKAIEEPEEGTVFLLCAPSAEDLPPTIRSRCRLVTLRLPSSEDVAAVLERGGVPAETARWAAAAAQGHVGRARALALDEAAREQREKALALPARLSTVGEALAAAAALVEAADAEADRRTKESAAAETEAFAETVGRGRGTAGLYSDLAKRQKSRETRARRDSLDRALVDLAAWYRDVLTVQVGGGTPLVNADQAEAIRRAAADGAPESTMRRIEAVLACREAIAANVTPLLAVERLTLALRAG; via the coding sequence ATGACCGTCTGGGACCGGCTCACCGGCCAGGCCGCGGTGGTCGGCCAGCTCCGCGCGGCGGTGGGCGGCGAGGGCATGACGCACGCGTGGCTGTTCACCGGGCCGCCGGGGTCGGGGCGGTCGGTGGCGGCGCGGGCGTTCGCGTCGGCGCTGCTCTGCGCGGACGGCGGCTGCGGCGACTGCCCGTCCTGCCGGCAGTCGGCGGCGGGCACCCACCCGAACCTCGTCGTCGTCCAGCCGGCCGGCCTGTCCATCTCGGTGGACGAGGCGCGGCGCGTGGTGCGGGCGGCGGCGCTGTCGGCGGCGGGCGGGCGGACGCACGTCATCGTCGTGGAGGACGCCGACCGGCTGACCGAGGCCGCCGCGAACGCCTGGCTGAAGGCGATCGAGGAGCCGGAGGAGGGGACGGTCTTCCTGCTCTGCGCGCCGAGCGCCGAGGACCTGCCGCCGACGATCCGGTCGCGCTGCCGGCTGGTGACGTTGCGGCTGCCGTCGTCCGAGGACGTCGCGGCCGTGCTCGAACGCGGCGGGGTCCCGGCGGAGACCGCCCGCTGGGCGGCGGCGGCGGCGCAGGGCCACGTCGGCCGGGCGCGGGCGCTGGCGCTGGACGAGGCGGCGCGCGAGCAGCGGGAGAAGGCGCTGGCGCTGCCCGCCCGGCTGAGCACGGTGGGCGAGGCGCTGGCGGCGGCGGCGGCGCTGGTCGAGGCGGCCGACGCCGAGGCCGACCGCCGCACCAAGGAGAGCGCGGCCGCCGAGACGGAGGCGTTCGCGGAGACGGTCGGGCGCGGGCGCGGCACGGCCGGGCTCTACAGCGACCTGGCCAAGCGGCAGAAGTCGCGGGAGACGCGCGCCCGGCGCGACTCGCTGGACCGCGCGCTGGTCGACCTGGCCGCCTGGTACCGCGACGTGCTGACCGTCCAGGTGGGCGGCGGCACTCCGCTCGTCAACGCCGACCAGGCCGAGGCGATCCGCCGGGCGGCGGCCGACGGGGCGCCCGAGTCGACGATGCGGCGCATCGAGGCGGTGCTCGCCTGCCGCGAGGCGATCGCCGCCAACGTCACGCCGTTGCTGGCCGTCGAACGCCTCACGCTGGCGCTGCGCGCGGGCTGA
- the tmk gene encoding dTMP kinase — protein sequence MAGAEPAPGRARLEFSRPPPSALEPAITVPTDPVKPALTELAAAQLPEPDELRGALSYPSFRRLWFALSLSSLGDWLGLLATTALSTALAGDATGRKATFAIGGVLIFRLMPAVVLGPFAGVFADRFDRRKTMVVCDCIRFALFASIPVVRNLPYLLAASFLVEAVSLFWIPAKEASVPNLLPLAKLEAANQISLITTYGSAPVAALVFALLAVLSKTLGAGVSFFKTNPVDLALYFDAATFLFSALTVYRLREIKGARRVVPEAAAEKGRGVFRDIVEGWRFVGSTPLIRGLVVGMLGAFAAGGTAIALGRPFVAVLGGGDAAYGLLFGAIFTGLALGMALGPRLLRDLSRHRLFGLAIVAAGGSLAVMALLPNLVLALFATASVGAFAGVAWIVGYTLLGLEVEDSKRGRTFATVQSLVRVDLLVVLALAPVLAGVIGPHQVGLFRVHVRTDGITITLFLAGLVAVLVGLVSYRQMDDGDVPLWRELARAVPWLGRHRPAFPGLLIAFEGGEGAGKSTQAKLLAEWLEARGDDVVVTFEPGATRAGATIRQVLLSRDHAGLSPRAEAMLYAADRADHVQQVIRPALERGAVVVTDRFVDSSLAYQGGGRELSFEEVRELSQWATGGIRPDITVLLDLDPAVGLARAGAEPDRMEAESLEFHERVRAAFRMLAASGGTRYVVCDASLPVAEVAAKVRAEVERRLSPPRERHDEVVPG from the coding sequence GTGGCGGGGGCGGAGCCGGCACCGGGACGGGCGCGGCTAGAGTTCTCCCGACCGCCGCCGTCCGCGCTGGAGCCCGCGATCACCGTTCCCACCGACCCGGTCAAGCCGGCGCTGACCGAGCTGGCGGCCGCGCAGCTGCCCGAGCCGGACGAGCTGCGCGGCGCCCTGTCGTACCCGTCGTTCCGGCGGCTGTGGTTCGCGCTGAGCCTGTCCAGCCTCGGCGACTGGCTCGGCCTGCTCGCCACGACCGCGCTGTCCACGGCCCTCGCGGGCGACGCGACCGGTCGCAAGGCGACGTTCGCGATCGGCGGCGTGCTCATCTTCCGGCTGATGCCGGCGGTGGTGCTGGGGCCGTTCGCGGGCGTGTTCGCGGACCGGTTCGACCGGCGCAAGACGATGGTGGTCTGCGACTGCATCCGGTTCGCGCTGTTCGCCTCGATCCCGGTCGTGCGGAACCTGCCGTACCTGCTGGCGGCGTCGTTCCTGGTCGAGGCGGTGAGCCTGTTCTGGATCCCCGCCAAGGAGGCGTCGGTTCCGAACCTGCTGCCCCTGGCGAAGCTGGAGGCCGCGAACCAGATCAGCCTGATCACGACGTACGGCAGCGCGCCGGTCGCGGCGCTCGTGTTCGCGCTGCTCGCCGTGCTGTCGAAGACGCTCGGCGCGGGCGTGTCGTTCTTCAAGACCAACCCGGTCGACCTGGCGCTCTACTTCGACGCGGCGACGTTCCTGTTCTCGGCGCTCACGGTGTACCGGCTGCGCGAGATCAAGGGCGCCCGGCGGGTGGTGCCGGAGGCCGCGGCGGAGAAGGGCCGCGGCGTCTTCCGCGACATCGTGGAGGGGTGGCGGTTCGTCGGGTCGACGCCGCTCATCCGCGGGCTGGTCGTCGGCATGCTCGGCGCGTTCGCGGCGGGCGGGACGGCGATCGCGCTGGGCCGGCCGTTCGTCGCGGTCCTCGGCGGCGGCGACGCGGCGTACGGCCTGCTGTTCGGCGCGATCTTCACCGGCCTGGCGCTCGGCATGGCGCTCGGGCCGCGGCTGCTGCGGGACCTGTCGCGGCACCGGCTGTTCGGGCTGGCCATCGTCGCCGCCGGCGGGTCGCTCGCCGTCATGGCGCTGCTGCCGAACCTCGTGCTCGCGCTGTTCGCGACCGCCAGCGTCGGCGCGTTCGCCGGCGTCGCCTGGATCGTCGGCTACACGCTGCTCGGCCTCGAGGTGGAGGACTCGAAGCGCGGGCGGACGTTCGCGACGGTGCAGTCGCTCGTCCGCGTCGACCTGCTCGTCGTGCTCGCGCTCGCGCCGGTCCTCGCCGGCGTCATCGGCCCGCACCAGGTCGGGCTGTTCCGCGTCCACGTCCGCACCGACGGCATCACGATCACGCTGTTCCTCGCCGGGCTGGTCGCGGTGCTCGTCGGGCTGGTGTCGTACCGGCAGATGGACGACGGCGACGTGCCGCTGTGGCGCGAGCTGGCGCGTGCGGTGCCGTGGCTCGGCCGGCACCGGCCGGCGTTCCCGGGGCTGCTCATCGCGTTCGAGGGCGGCGAGGGCGCCGGCAAGTCGACGCAGGCGAAGCTGCTCGCGGAGTGGCTGGAGGCGCGTGGCGACGACGTGGTCGTGACGTTCGAGCCGGGCGCCACCCGCGCCGGCGCGACGATCCGGCAGGTGCTGCTCTCCCGCGACCACGCCGGGCTGTCGCCGCGCGCCGAGGCGATGCTCTACGCCGCCGACCGCGCCGACCACGTCCAGCAGGTGATCCGGCCCGCGCTGGAACGCGGCGCCGTCGTCGTCACCGACCGGTTCGTCGACTCCTCGCTCGCCTACCAGGGCGGCGGGCGGGAGCTGTCGTTCGAGGAGGTCCGCGAGCTGTCGCAGTGGGCGACCGGCGGCATCCGCCCGGACATCACCGTGCTGCTCGACCTCGACCCGGCGGTCGGGCTCGCGCGCGCCGGCGCCGAGCCGGACCGGATGGAGGCGGAGTCGCTGGAGTTCCACGAGCGGGTGCGGGCGGCGTTCCGGATGCTCGCCGCGAGCGGCGGCACGCGGTACGTCGTCTGCGACGCGTCGCTGCCCGTCGCGGAGGTCGCCGCGAAGGTCCGCGCCGAGGTCGAACGCCGCCTGAGCCCGCCGCGCGAACGCCACGACGAGGTCGTTCCGGGATGA
- the topA gene encoding type I DNA topoisomerase, with product MPEKRPLVIVESPAKAKTIAGFLGSDYVVESSIGHIRDLPRNAADVPAAYKGTPWARLGVDVENDFKPLYVVSAEKRDQVRKLKALLKDASELYLATDEDREGESIAWHLREVLSPPDSMPVKRMVFHEITRPAIERAVEECRDIDQHLVDAQEVRRILDRLYGYEVSPVLWKKVMPKLSAGRVQSVACRILVERERARMRFRAAGYWDVEGTFERDGQAFGATLVALDGRRLATGKDFDESGTLTKDAVLLDEPGARALAERLHGRDYAVRSVEEKPFKRSPSAPFMTSTLQQEAGRKLRFSSQRTMQVAQRLYENGYITYMRTDSTNLSETALAAARQQARELYGDAYVPDKPRVYVKKVKNAQEAHEAIRPAGDTFRTPEQVSRELSGDELRLYELVWKRTVASQMTDATGQSLQVRLGTRTDREDAEFAASGRVVTFPGFMRAYVEGADDPDAELEDREVRLPALATGQPLAEAGLEPRGHATQPPARYTEASLVKALEELGVGRPSTYASIIGTIQDRGYVWKKGTALVPSFTAFAVVGLLEQHFGKLVDYRFTASMEDDLDDIAGGTEDPVAWLRAFYEGADEPGLHRLVSEHLGDIDAREVNSIPIGRDPDGTEVVVRVGRYGPYLQRGEDRTSVPEDLAPDELTVDKALELLSAPSGDRVLGTDPASGFEVVAKAGRYGPYVTTVPPEGSAETPRTASLFKDMDLATVDLDTALRLLTLPRSLGSDPADGEEIVASNGRYGPYIKKGSDYRSLETEEQLFTVTLEQALAILAQPKQRRGQRAAAPPLKELGNDPVSGKPMVVKEGRFGPYVTDGETNASLRKDDAIDTLTDERAAELLADRRARGPAPKKRAAARKAPAKKAPAKKAAAKKAAKPASS from the coding sequence GTGCCCGAGAAGCGCCCGTTGGTGATCGTCGAGTCGCCCGCGAAGGCGAAGACGATCGCCGGCTTCCTCGGCAGCGACTACGTCGTCGAGTCCTCGATCGGCCACATCCGCGACCTGCCGCGCAACGCCGCGGACGTGCCGGCCGCGTACAAGGGGACGCCGTGGGCGCGCCTCGGCGTGGACGTGGAGAACGACTTCAAGCCGCTCTACGTCGTCAGCGCGGAGAAGCGCGACCAGGTCCGCAAGCTCAAGGCGCTGCTGAAGGACGCGAGCGAGCTCTACCTCGCCACCGACGAGGACCGCGAGGGCGAGTCGATCGCCTGGCACCTGCGCGAGGTGCTGTCGCCGCCGGACTCGATGCCGGTGAAGCGGATGGTGTTCCACGAGATCACCCGCCCGGCCATCGAGCGCGCCGTCGAGGAGTGCCGCGACATCGACCAGCACCTGGTCGACGCGCAGGAGGTCCGCCGCATCCTCGACCGCCTCTACGGCTACGAGGTCTCCCCGGTCCTCTGGAAGAAGGTCATGCCGAAGCTGTCGGCGGGCCGCGTCCAGAGCGTCGCCTGCCGCATCCTGGTGGAGCGCGAGCGGGCGCGGATGCGCTTCCGCGCGGCCGGCTACTGGGACGTCGAGGGGACGTTCGAGCGGGACGGGCAGGCGTTCGGCGCGACGCTCGTGGCGCTGGACGGCCGGCGGCTGGCGACCGGCAAGGACTTCGACGAGAGCGGCACGCTGACCAAGGACGCGGTGCTGCTGGACGAGCCGGGCGCGCGGGCGCTGGCCGAGCGGCTGCACGGCCGCGACTACGCCGTCCGCTCGGTCGAGGAGAAGCCGTTCAAGCGGTCGCCGTCGGCGCCGTTCATGACGAGCACGCTCCAGCAGGAGGCCGGCCGCAAGCTGCGGTTCTCCAGCCAGCGCACCATGCAGGTCGCGCAGCGGCTCTACGAGAACGGCTACATCACCTACATGCGCACCGACTCGACGAACCTGTCGGAGACGGCGCTGGCCGCGGCGCGGCAGCAGGCGCGCGAGCTGTACGGCGACGCGTACGTCCCCGACAAGCCGCGCGTCTACGTCAAGAAGGTGAAGAACGCGCAGGAGGCGCACGAGGCGATCCGGCCCGCGGGCGACACGTTCCGCACGCCGGAGCAGGTGAGCCGCGAGCTGTCCGGCGACGAGCTGCGCCTCTACGAGCTGGTGTGGAAGCGCACCGTCGCCTCGCAGATGACCGACGCGACCGGGCAGTCGTTGCAGGTGCGGCTCGGCACGCGGACCGACCGGGAGGACGCGGAGTTCGCGGCGAGCGGGCGGGTCGTGACGTTCCCCGGCTTCATGCGCGCCTACGTCGAGGGCGCCGACGACCCGGACGCCGAGCTGGAGGACCGCGAGGTCCGGCTGCCGGCGCTCGCCACCGGGCAGCCGCTGGCCGAGGCCGGGCTGGAGCCGCGCGGGCACGCGACGCAGCCGCCGGCGCGGTACACCGAGGCGTCGCTGGTGAAGGCGCTGGAGGAGCTCGGCGTCGGCCGGCCCAGCACGTACGCCAGCATCATCGGCACCATCCAGGACCGCGGCTACGTCTGGAAGAAGGGCACCGCGCTGGTGCCGTCGTTCACGGCGTTCGCCGTCGTCGGGCTGCTCGAGCAGCACTTCGGCAAGCTCGTCGACTACCGGTTCACCGCGTCGATGGAGGACGACCTCGACGACATCGCCGGCGGCACCGAGGACCCGGTCGCCTGGCTGCGCGCGTTCTACGAGGGGGCCGACGAGCCGGGCCTGCACCGGCTGGTGTCCGAGCACCTCGGCGACATCGACGCCCGCGAGGTCAACTCCATCCCGATCGGCCGCGACCCCGACGGCACCGAGGTCGTCGTCCGCGTCGGCCGGTACGGCCCGTACCTCCAGCGCGGCGAGGACCGGACGTCGGTGCCGGAGGACCTGGCGCCCGACGAGCTGACCGTCGACAAGGCGCTGGAGCTGCTCTCCGCGCCGTCCGGCGACCGCGTGCTCGGCACCGACCCGGCCAGCGGCTTCGAGGTCGTCGCCAAGGCCGGCCGTTACGGCCCCTACGTCACCACCGTCCCGCCGGAGGGGTCGGCGGAGACGCCGCGCACCGCGTCGCTGTTCAAGGACATGGACCTGGCCACCGTCGACCTGGACACGGCGTTGCGGCTGCTCACGCTGCCGCGCTCGCTCGGCTCCGACCCCGCCGACGGCGAGGAGATCGTCGCCAGCAACGGCCGGTACGGCCCGTACATCAAGAAGGGCTCCGACTACCGCAGCCTGGAGACCGAGGAGCAGCTCTTCACGGTCACGCTGGAGCAGGCGCTGGCGATCCTGGCGCAGCCGAAGCAGCGGCGCGGGCAGCGCGCGGCCGCCCCGCCGTTGAAGGAGCTCGGCAACGACCCCGTCTCCGGCAAGCCGATGGTCGTCAAGGAGGGCCGGTTCGGCCCGTACGTCACCGACGGCGAGACGAACGCCTCGCTGCGCAAGGACGACGCGATCGACACGCTGACCGACGAGCGAGCGGCCGAGCTGCTCGCCGACCGCCGCGCCCGCGGCCCGGCGCCGAAGAAGCGCGCCGCCGCGCGCAAGGCCCCGGCCAAGAAGGCGCCCGCGAAGAAGGCCGCCGCCAAGAAGGCGGCCAAGCCCGCCAGCTCCTGA
- a CDS encoding sodium-translocating pyrophosphatase encodes MNFLAQEGGTIPSIVGGDKTLLLVVFATSFLALAVAYYLSREVLAASQGSAKMQEIAKAIQEGAAAYLGRQFRTLAAFVVLTFVVLLALPADNGGVRIGRSVFFVIGAALSAITGYAGMGLAVRGNVRVAAAAQESGLKRALRIAFRTGGVAGMFTVGLGLLGATVVLLLFNTEAPNVLVGFGFGGALLAMFMRVGGGIFTKAADVGADLVGKVEQNIPEDDPRNAATIADNVGDNVGDCAGMAADLFESYEVTLVAALILGNAAFGIKGVIFPLLVRGIGVITSILGIFAVSPRDSDRNGMKAINRGFFISAIASAILVAVAAYLYLPGSFADFHNDAVAGFKGNPRAIAITATIIGLVLAAVIQVLTEYFTATERKPVQDIAKSSLTGPATTILSGISVGLESSVYSALVLCAAIFGSYLLGHGNERVALYAIALTGMGMLTTVGVIVSMDTYGPVSDNAHGIAEMSGGLGEEADEIMAGLDAVGNTTKAITKGMAIATAVLAATSLFGSFREAVAGALEAAGKSAESFSLSIDKPQVLVGLVIGASVTFLFSSLAINAVSRAAGRVVYEVREQFRAHPGIMDYTEKPDYGAVVDICTRDSLRELMTPGLLAILAPVAIGFGLGYAPLGAYLGGAIAAGQLMAVFLSNSGGAWDNAKKLVEEGVHGGKGSEAHKATVIGDTVGDPFKDTAGPALNPLIKVMNLVAVLIAPTVVKYSIGADKNNAARIAVALVAAAVIAGAVVWSKRRTVASATDVQLAASDPVGFK; translated from the coding sequence ATGAACTTCCTCGCCCAGGAGGGCGGGACGATCCCGAGCATCGTCGGTGGCGACAAGACGCTGCTGCTCGTGGTCTTCGCGACTTCGTTCCTGGCCCTCGCCGTGGCCTACTACCTCTCTCGCGAGGTGCTCGCCGCGAGCCAGGGCAGCGCCAAGATGCAGGAGATCGCCAAGGCGATCCAGGAGGGCGCGGCCGCGTACCTCGGCCGCCAGTTCCGGACGCTCGCGGCGTTCGTCGTCCTGACGTTCGTCGTGCTGCTGGCGCTGCCGGCGGACAACGGCGGCGTCCGCATCGGGCGTTCCGTCTTCTTCGTCATCGGCGCCGCGCTCTCGGCGATCACCGGCTACGCCGGCATGGGCCTCGCCGTCCGCGGCAACGTCCGCGTCGCCGCGGCCGCGCAGGAGAGCGGCCTCAAGCGCGCGCTGCGGATCGCGTTCCGCACGGGTGGCGTCGCCGGCATGTTCACCGTCGGCCTCGGCCTGCTCGGCGCAACCGTCGTCCTCCTGCTGTTCAACACCGAGGCGCCGAACGTCCTCGTCGGCTTCGGCTTCGGCGGCGCGCTGCTCGCGATGTTCATGCGGGTCGGCGGCGGCATCTTCACCAAGGCCGCCGACGTCGGCGCCGACCTCGTCGGCAAGGTCGAGCAGAACATCCCCGAGGACGACCCGCGCAACGCCGCCACCATCGCCGACAACGTCGGCGACAACGTCGGCGACTGCGCCGGCATGGCCGCCGACCTGTTCGAGTCGTACGAGGTCACGCTCGTCGCGGCGCTGATCCTCGGCAACGCGGCGTTCGGCATCAAGGGCGTCATCTTCCCGCTGCTCGTCCGCGGCATCGGCGTCATCACGTCGATCCTCGGCATCTTCGCGGTGAGCCCGCGCGACTCCGACCGCAACGGCATGAAGGCCATCAACCGCGGCTTCTTCATCTCGGCGATCGCGTCGGCGATCCTCGTCGCGGTGGCGGCGTACCTGTACCTGCCCGGCTCGTTCGCGGACTTCCACAACGACGCCGTCGCCGGCTTCAAGGGCAACCCGCGCGCCATCGCGATCACCGCGACGATCATCGGCCTGGTCCTCGCGGCCGTGATCCAGGTGCTCACCGAGTACTTCACGGCGACCGAGCGCAAGCCGGTCCAGGACATCGCGAAGTCCTCGCTCACCGGCCCGGCCACGACGATCCTGTCCGGCATCTCGGTCGGCCTCGAGTCGTCGGTCTACTCGGCGCTCGTGCTCTGCGCGGCGATCTTCGGCTCGTACCTGCTCGGCCACGGCAACGAGCGGGTCGCGCTCTACGCGATCGCGCTCACCGGCATGGGCATGCTCACCACCGTCGGCGTCATCGTCTCGATGGACACCTACGGCCCGGTCTCCGACAACGCGCACGGCATCGCCGAGATGTCGGGCGGCCTGGGCGAGGAGGCCGACGAGATCATGGCCGGCCTCGACGCCGTCGGTAACACCACCAAGGCGATCACCAAGGGCATGGCCATCGCGACCGCCGTGCTCGCCGCGACGTCGCTGTTCGGCTCGTTCCGCGAGGCCGTCGCCGGGGCGCTGGAGGCCGCCGGCAAGTCGGCGGAGTCGTTCTCGCTGTCGATCGACAAGCCGCAGGTGCTCGTCGGCCTCGTGATCGGCGCGTCGGTGACGTTCCTGTTCTCGTCGCTGGCGATCAACGCCGTGTCCCGCGCCGCGGGCCGCGTCGTGTACGAGGTGCGCGAGCAGTTCCGCGCGCACCCCGGGATCATGGACTACACCGAGAAGCCGGACTATGGCGCCGTCGTCGACATCTGCACGCGCGACTCGCTGCGCGAGCTGATGACCCCGGGCCTGCTGGCCATCCTCGCGCCCGTCGCGATCGGCTTCGGCCTCGGCTACGCGCCGCTCGGCGCGTACCTCGGCGGCGCCATCGCCGCCGGCCAGCTCATGGCGGTGTTCCTCTCCAACTCCGGTGGCGCGTGGGACAACGCGAAGAAGCTGGTCGAGGAGGGCGTCCACGGCGGCAAGGGCTCCGAGGCGCACAAGGCGACCGTCATCGGCGACACCGTCGGCGACCCGTTCAAGGACACCGCCGGTCCCGCGCTGAACCCGCTCATCAAGGTCATGAACCTCGTGGCCGTGCTCATCGCGCCGACCGTCGTCAAGTACTCGATCGGCGCGGACAAGAACAACGCCGCCCGCATCGCGGTCGCGCTCGTCGCGGCGGCGGTCATCGCCGGCGCGGTCGTCTGGTCGAAGCGGCGCACCGTCGCCTCCGCGACCGACGTCCAGCTCGCCGCGTCCGACCCGGTCGGCTTCAAGTAA